GTTCGTCACTGCGTGCGGTAACCGACTGATTGTCTGCGTCCTTCACCGAACCAGCCTCTCTGCGTACCCTGGCAGAATCCCCAGAGGATCCTGTGAACCAACTGTGACCAGCAAGTCCGTCGATGGCCCTTATGACTCGGTAGCCTGCTTGTCGCCCGCACGTCGCTTCGGTGCGGTCGACACCACCGGATCCTTCGCGACCGCTTTGGCCCGCGCTTTGAGGGCCTTCGTCAGCGACGCCACCGCGTCATCGATGGCGTTCTCGTCGAAGGTGTCGCTCGTCGGCACCGAGTCGGCGATCTCCTGCAACGTCGCGACGGCGTTGTTGCCGGAGAACATGTCCTCAGCCACCTGACGGTACGCGTCGTGGTACTCGTCGGCGTACGCGTCGGAATCGAGGAAGCGTTCCTTGAGCGTGTTCCCCATCCGGGCTCCGCCCTCGGGGAGGTCGCCTTGGTCGGGCATTCCCTCGGGGAGGTCGCCTTGGTCGGGCATTCCCTCGGGGAGGTCGCCTTGGTCGGGCATCCCTTCGGGTGGTTCGTCGCCCTGGCCTGTGCTGTTCCCGCCGTTCCCGCCGTTCCCGCCGGGCATTCCGCCTCCCATGGACAGTTCGTCGTCGGCCTGGGTGGAGGTATCGCCGGACAGCGCCAGGTTGAGGTCCCACGACACGATCGAGAACTTCTTGGTGTCGAGGTCGTACCAGAGGTACCCGTTGCGGCCAGGTCCGGCGATGTCGTCGAAGTTCAGCAGCAGGTTCTGCGAGGCGGTGTACTGTGCGAGGGATTCGACGTCGACGTATTCGTCGAGGTCGCGGTCGAATTCCTCGTCGTTGGCGGTGTCGAGCCATTTGAGCAGCTTGATGACGGGACCGAGGTCCTGAGTGCCGAGCTGACTGATCTGGGTGAAGTCCTCGGTGTAGTCGGTCTGGTCGTCGCCGTGATAGCTGAAGTCGCTGGTCGCGGTCACCTTGTACAGGACGCCGTTGCCGCCGAGGTCCTCGGTGGCGTAGGGCTCGTCGGGGACCTCGAGAACGAGCCGCGTCGTCGTCGGACTGTCGTTGACCGAGTACCGGGTGTACGCGTACTGCTGGCTCGGTTGCCCCGAGTCCGCGGTCAGGTCCAAGGAGACGGCCTCGTTCAGCATCGGGCTGTCTCCCATGACCGGGCGCACCGACAGCTGTGTCATGCCCTGGTAGGCCCGTCCCTCTTCGTACTCGCTGAAGCTGATCAGCAACGGCAGTGTCTCGGGGTCGTCGGAGGACAGGTCGGAATTCATCATCCCGGCCATGCCTTGGTTCGGCTCGCTACTCGCGCCACCCGGGTCCTCGTTGTCACCTCCTTTTGTCCGATCGAGGCCGTTTCCCGGCGTGCCCGACTGGTCCTGCGACGGTCCGCCCTGTGGCAGGTTCTCCGGCAGCTCGCCCTGCGGCATGTCCTCCGGCATGTCCTCCGGCATGTTTGCACCACTGCCGTCGAGGCCGCGCAGGGTCGAGTTCCCCTTGAGGCGGACCGCGACGTCGGAGATCACCGTGTCATCGATCGTGACGTCGGCCGGGACCCAGTCCTTCTCGCCGGTTTCCAGGTAG
The sequence above is drawn from the Nocardioidaceae bacterium SCSIO 66511 genome and encodes:
- a CDS encoding CotH kinase family protein, which translates into the protein MSLRQHWKPVAAFAVLVALLVGWFGDARVRPYVTGDVTTVSSTITENIAGTTDLFDDGSHEVHIDIDDEAYDDMIDTYLETGEKDWVPADVTIDDTVISDVAVRLKGNSTLRGLDGSGANMPEDMPEDMPQGELPENLPQGGPSQDQSGTPGNGLDRTKGGDNEDPGGASSEPNQGMAGMMNSDLSSDDPETLPLLISFSEYEEGRAYQGMTQLSVRPVMGDSPMLNEAVSLDLTADSGQPSQQYAYTRYSVNDSPTTTRLVLEVPDEPYATEDLGGNGVLYKVTATSDFSYHGDDQTDYTEDFTQISQLGTQDLGPVIKLLKWLDTANDEEFDRDLDEYVDVESLAQYTASQNLLLNFDDIAGPGRNGYLWYDLDTKKFSIVSWDLNLALSGDTSTQADDELSMGGGMPGGNGGNGGNSTGQGDEPPEGMPDQGDLPEGMPDQGDLPEGMPDQGDLPEGGARMGNTLKERFLDSDAYADEYHDAYRQVAEDMFSGNNAVATLQEIADSVPTSDTFDENAIDDAVASLTKALKARAKAVAKDPVVSTAPKRRAGDKQATES